Below is a window of Paenibacillus bovis DNA.
ATGAATCGTGAGACCATGCGAGTTGATACCATACTTGAGCGTTATCCGGCTCCGTTACACTTATTTCCTGTAAAAGCTGAATAGCTTCCTGTATATTCCCTTTTTGCCGCAAAGAGATAGCCTGATCCAAAGAATTCATAGCCGATATCGCTCCTTTTTAAATTATTTATTTCTTCTATAATCCTTATACAGCATACAGCATACAGCATACAGCATACAGCATACAGCATACAGCATACAGCATACAGCATACAGCATACAGCGGTTAACCAGATTGTATTCTGACGCAATCCAGTATACGATCAATCCTCAATCCAATTTAAGGGTTTACAATCACATAAAATAATGATAAACTGATACAGTTGTTATGATTTCTGCATTATTGTGCGGTCGTGGTGGAATGGCAGACACGCTATCTTGAGGGGGTAGTGGGTGTATACCCGTGGAGGTTCGAGTCCTCTCGACCGCATTACGCAAGATATGGATCAGGAAATCTCAACTATTGAACGACAAAGTTAGTATAACTTTACCTCAGTCGTTTATACAGGATACATAAGCATAAAAAAGAACGCTGTTGGCTTAAAGCTGACAGCGTTCTTTTTTGTTTGGTTTGTTGAGTGTTTGATGTGTTTATTTTGTAGGGTAGGCCTGTATTCTCTAATTTAGGTAAAAGTTTCAGCATACCCATTGCAGTGACAATAGTAGCCAAACGAATTTTAATAAATTGTATTTGAATGGATAGTGAAGTTACTATTGAAGCTGTTTGAGGATATCGGCTTCTATTTTGTCAGGTGTAGTTTTGGGTGCATAGCGTTTGATCGGATGCCCTTCGGCATCAATCAGGAATTTGGTAAAATTCCATTTGATCGCTTTGGAGCCGAGTATACCGGGAGCCTGCTCGCTTAAATATTGGAAAAGAGGATGGGCAGATGCGCCGTTAACATCGATTTTCTGGAACATGGGAAAGCTTACGCCGTAATTGAGCTGGCAAAATTCCGAGATTTCTTCATCACTGCCGGGGTCCTGATTGGCAAATTGATTACTTGGGAAACCAAGAATTTCAAAATTCTGATCTTTAAATTTATCATAGAGTTCCTGCAGGCCGGTGAATTGTGGGGTAAGTCCGCATTTGCTGGCTGTATTTACGATCAGGAGTGTTTTGCCTTTGTAGCGTTCCAAAGGAACTTCTTCGCCGCGTATGGAGACAGCATGATATGAATAAATACTCATTCGTATAACGCTCCTTTCAAGTTGGAATAACAATTTAATTTTAAAAAATTAATTGATTATAGTCAATTTTAGCTATAAAAACAATTTTACAAAATGAAGTTTCATTTTTGGGATAGTGCTTTACAAATATAGTGTTGGTTCAAAACAAACTAGACAAGGAGCTGAATGATAATGGCACTTTATACAGCAACTGCAAAAGTTCATGGTGGACGTCAAGGTAAGGTCGAATCAAGTACAGGGGCGCTGGATGTAAGTCTGGTAATGCCGAAAGAGCTTGGTGGCGGCGGTGGCAACGGGACGAATCCGGAAGAAATGTTTGCAGCAGGTTATGGAGCCTGTTACCAGAGCGCCCTTGCCAATGTAGCGCGCAAAGCGAAAGTAAATGTAACCGATACAGTGGTGACCAGTAACGTTATGATTGACAAAGATCCGTCGGATGATGGATTCAAATTGTCGGTTCGTCTGGATGTGAGCATTCCAGGTCTTTCCAAAGAAGAAGCACTAGATATTGCCAAACAGGCACATGAATTCTGTCCGTATTCCAAAGCAACACGCGGCAATATTGACGTAGAATTGAATATTGTCTAAATTGTAAAAAATCTTGTACAGGGAACAGGTGTGTTATACTGCAGGATTATCGGCTTTTGTCCGGATAATCTATTGTAGATGAGGCAATAAATAACCGCCGTACCTATGGAACAAGCATATTATAAGGAATAACAAAAGGCAGATCCGTCCTATAGGGTCTGCCTTTTTGCTGCAGACAAAGCATGCCTGTCCAGTTGCTACTAAAAAACAAGAATTGAATAAATAACGATTAAAAATAAAGAAGAAGGGTAAAATGTACATAAGCAGGCGTTAGAGGCTACTTTCCTACTTTACAGGATAATATGGCAGTATTCCGACATTCTAATACTGCAGACACCTTGAAATGACATATTTAGAACCGGATCCTGGCGAAATAAAGGCTGTTCAACTCCTATTTTGACCAACCCGCAGGCGATTGGAGTTGACACACACCTCAAAATTCTTTAAGATGTCATAGGTGATTTGTAATTCGCTACGAAATTTAAAGGATAACGGGTGATGATAATGGCATATAGACCAACAATTACGACATTGAAAAAAGCCGGTATTAACGAAAAAGAAGGCTTGTACGAATTCACAGCAACACTGGCCGATGGAACAGAATGTCGTATGTTCTACAATCGTTTTCCAGAGTGGAAAATGACCAATATTAACCGCTTGTTAACCAAGCCATGTCCGGTATGCCGTAAAGACTTCATCTGCAACTGCTTTAATGCATTTGCTGGTGAAATTGATCAGCAGATCAAAGATCGTCAGCTGATTGACGAAGTTTTGGCCAACTAAGAAGACAGTATAATTTTATAATGCAGAGCGCGGGAAATAACTTCTCGCGCTTTTTTGCTATTTTTACGGCAATATGGGGTAAATAAAAGAATACAGACTACTGAACGATCAACGAAAAGGAGAGTGAATAATATGGTAACCGCACATGCTCCGGTATCCCGTCCGGGAGAACCGACCGAATTAACCGATGCTCAGATCGAGGAATTATTGCAGGGAGAACATCCAATCGTACTGGTAGATGGAGTCTGCCATTTCTGTCAGGGCGCTACCAAGTTCATTATCAAGCGTGATCCGAAAGGAATCTTCCACTTTGCTTCTATCCAGTCGGAAGTAGGACAGAAGCTGATGCAAAAAGGCGGACTGCGTACAGATACGATGGATACTTTTGTATTAATAGAAAAGGGTCAATTCTATACTCGCTCTACAGCTGCGTTGCGTATTGCTCGTCGCCTGCGTTATGCGTGGCCGTTACTGTATGCTTTTATCGTAGTACCCAAAGTGCTTCGTAATAGCGTCTATAATCTTATCGCTCGCAATCGGTATCGCTGGTTTGGCAAGTCCGACCAATGTATGCTGCCGACACCAGAGATTCGGGAACGGTTTATCGAGTGATCTGTCTATATTCGAATTCTGTCAGTCTATTGGACCGATAGGAATGAATCGATATAGATAAATATATCAATAAAAAATACCAAAAACCCTGCAGGATCATCATGATACGATCCTGCAGGGTTTTTATTGCTGTAATAATTCGAATAACAAAAATTCAGCTGTACCAGATTCGGATTTTATACACATCCGGGTAAAAGTAATATTATTTCAATGGATATCGAGTCAGCGTATTTTCATTTACCGAATAGACGGCATGTGCGTTGTAATCGATCGGTGAACCGAGCTTATTCGTATCAAATACATGTACAACTGCCAGATTGGATGGATAAAGGATATACGTGCGATCATCCATATTGACCATCAGATTGCCGTCGCTTGTCCGTTTTACCCAGGTATAATCAGCAGCATCTCCTTCCAGACTGGCAGAAGCTACCGATTTGCTGGAAGATACATTGTACAGCTTGAGATTGCCGTTCTCATAGGTGGTGTAACCTGTACCGGTAGACTGGGTAATGGCTCCACCAGGAATTTTGCGACCCCACAGCAGATTGCCTTTGGCATCAAAAGCAAACAGTTTGTTGCCTACCTGATCGATATTGGTACGAATCAATACGGTTCCATTTTTCAGTACAAACATGGAGTCACTGCCATCTCCATATACATTGGCATTCGCCGGGAACTGGTAATGATACAACTTTTTCAGGCTCAGGCCGTATACGTCGATCCGCGGATTCGGTACAGCCTGCCAGCCGTTTTCGTTTTTGGTGAGTTTGCTGGAGGCTACAATGATCCGGTTGCCTTCGGCATAAAGTACGGAACCCTGAACCTTTTGCTCGTTCAGCAGCTTGCCGTTGGCATCATACCGGCTAAGTGTCGAACGGATAATACCTTGATTATTGACTGTACCACGCGAAGCTACGAGCAGCGAACCGTCTTTTAGCAACGTGATCGCGCTGGCATCCGGAAGAGTCTTGATCCAGTTGGCTTTACCGGAAGAATTCACCGAATGCAGTTTGTGTGTACCGTCGGAATAATCGGCATAGATATAGACTGTACCGTAATTCGTGTAAGCCATCTGTGTCGTCAGTGTATAAGGGCCATCGGATTCATGCAGCACATAGCTCCATGTGGGCTTGCAGTGTATCCAGATACCAGCTGTTCTCGGTCTTGCCCGTAGTGTTGGGGATATCCTGCTGGGTATGTACATAAGCGAGCTTTTTGGCAGGTACTGCATGCACCTCTGTCGCACGTACAGCCAGAGCATTCTCCACCTTGTTGGTGAACAGCGAAGGAGAGGTCCATGAGGGATTACTGAGAGGCTGAACTTTATCTGCTGCCGAGACAGGTGCAGACAAAGACAGACTGACCATTCCTGCCAGCAGGAGTGCAGCCCATTTGTGTTGCGGTTTCCGGTTAGAGTCCATTACAATTCCACCTTTTCTTTTTATAAAGTATACTCCTTGAATCTTTAACCGATTTTGCGCGGTCAGCAACAGATGTGACGCTAATGTAATATATGAACGGATCGTATAAAAGATGATATAGGCTATTGGGCGCACAAAAGATAAAGGGTGATTCTTTATACATGGTAAAATTTTATCAAAATAGTATTGCAGACCTATGATATGTATGTTATTCTATCGTTAAATCGAGTTCTTGCAACGGAAGCACCGTTTAAGTACCGCACTGATAGTGCGTTATTTAAACG
It encodes the following:
- a CDS encoding organic hydroperoxide resistance protein, which produces MMALYTATAKVHGGRQGKVESSTGALDVSLVMPKELGGGGGNGTNPEEMFAAGYGACYQSALANVARKAKVNVTDTVVTSNVMIDKDPSDDGFKLSVRLDVSIPGLSKEEALDIAKQAHEFCPYSKATRGNIDVELNIV
- a CDS encoding thiol-disulfide oxidoreductase DCC family protein; the protein is MVTAHAPVSRPGEPTELTDAQIEELLQGEHPIVLVDGVCHFCQGATKFIIKRDPKGIFHFASIQSEVGQKLMQKGGLRTDTMDTFVLIEKGQFYTRSTAALRIARRLRYAWPLLYAFIVVPKVLRNSVYNLIARNRYRWFGKSDQCMLPTPEIRERFIE
- a CDS encoding glutathione peroxidase; protein product: MSIYSYHAVSIRGEEVPLERYKGKTLLIVNTASKCGLTPQFTGLQELYDKFKDQNFEILGFPSNQFANQDPGSDEEISEFCQLNYGVSFPMFQKIDVNGASAHPLFQYLSEQAPGILGSKAIKWNFTKFLIDAEGHPIKRYAPKTTPDKIEADILKQLQ